Within Acomys russatus chromosome 7, mAcoRus1.1, whole genome shotgun sequence, the genomic segment AAGGAACGCCCCAGAGGCACCCATGCAGGGACAGGGAGGCTGGGGCCCAGGCACTACAAAATAAGCAGGATCCAAACTGCACCGCCAGGGAGGGGGCGCTGTGAGTCCATCAAGCCTGTCTGCAAAAGTCAGAGCCAGCTGTAGTCAGTGTATAGGACAAATCTGCTGTCTCCTCGCGTGTCTGTAATGCAGGGAGGAAGGAGCACGGAGAAACAAGGGGTGGCATACccacaaactctttcttccctcacACCCAGGAATCCAAGCTCCagccttacccccccccccccccgcctccccccagtcccaggggaccagCCCCAGCTCTTCTCCCAGACCTCTCTGATCTCAGGAGCCCCGGCTTCACTTCCCCACTCTCTGACCCAAGGTTTGAGATGAGGCTCTGTCCTTGCCTCCATCTGACTCTTCCTCCCCCAGGCCGCTGAGAGCCCGAGTTGGGGATGACCACCTGCTACTTTTCCAGAAGGAGCAACTGCGGGGCACGAGTTCCCCTGTTTTTCACCCCAAATACCAGCCTTGCTCAGGCCGCGTCCTGCCACAGCGCTCAGATGAACACGACCTCATGATGCTGAAGCTGAGCAGTCCTGTGGTACTGACATCCAACGTGCATCCCGTGCAACTGCCCTTCCGGTGCGCTCAGCCAGGACAGGAGTGCCAGGTCTCAGGCTGGGGGACCACATCCTCCCGGAGAGGCAAGAACCGGGCTGGAGGAGTGTACTTTAGGGAGGAAGGCTGGACTCCTGGATTTAAGGGAGGGCCCTGTGGTCTGGGttcctgggtctgagggaggatcATTGGGGCCTGGAACTCTAGGTCTGAGGGTAGAAGCTAGAGTATGGACCCTGGGTGGCGGGAGGAGGCGGGGCTAGACCCTTGAGTCTGCGATTAGAGGGCTGGcgtgtgtatccctggctctgGGGGAAGAGGGGTGAAGTCTAGACACCTTCTTGTCAGGTCAGAGGGCTTAGGGCCTGGACTTCTGGGTTGAAGAGAGGAAGGTTGTGGCTCCAGGTTGAGGAAAAAGGGCTAACATCTGACCTCTGGGTCTGGAAGCTGGGTCTTAGGGAGGAGGCCTAGGGAGGACTGCAGGGGTATGAATTTCTGTATCTAAGGGTAGAGGAGTGGGGTTAGGTGCCCTGGGTATGCAGGGGGAAGGCTTGGGGTTGGACTACGGGGTCTGGAGGAGGGGGCTAACTGGTCCCTGCGTGACTGGCCTGTCCTTCTCAGTGAAATACAACAGAAGCTTGAGCTGCTCCAGGGTAACTCTCCTCAGCCAGAAGCAGTGTGAGGCCTTCTACCCGGGCGTGTTCACCAACAGCATGATCTGTGCTGCGCTGGACAAGAACCAGGACTCTTGCCAGGTAAGGACAGAGCAGGAAGTATGTCTGTCTCCTGGATAGGAGGGCAGGAAGACAGCGCAGGAGCTGGCTCTGCCTtcgctttcctccctccctccccgaccCTCAGTCCTCTCTACTCTTTATCCCATTTCTCAACACGCTTCCTCAATCCGTTTCTCACCCTACCAACCCCTATCTCCTGCTCcttctcagtttcctcacctctGATGAGCCACAGCCCCAACAGCAAACCCCATTGTATCTCCATTGTCACCTTGAAACTTGTCCCCCCCCAATGCCAACCTCTATCTATATCCCCTCACCACCCCAACTTCTAACCTTATCCCAGCCCCATTGAGGCACCTTCCCTATTGTAAGCCAACaatagcccctcccccacctgccccGCAGCCAATGGTAGCTCTTATTTCATGGtgtctcctccctcccatcttcagAGTGACTCCGGTGACCCCCTGGTGTGTGACGGCACCCTGCATGGCATCCTCTCATGGGGCATTTACCCATGTGGTACCCAGAGCCCACCCGTCTACACCGAGATCTGCAAATACATGCCCTGGATCCGGAGAGTCATTCGTTCCAAATGAGCTGCCCCTCACACCCTTCATCCCACTCCATCTGCCCacatctccatctcctcctctcagGCCCCCACACACCTCTGCGGGTgcatcctcctccctcacccctgcccacTCCTGTTCTCTGCTCACATGTGCAGAAAATGGTGGCTGGGAAAGTTCTAGTACCTCAAGGAAGCTAGCCATCCTCCAGTCTCTAAGAGAAGTTATCAGAGTTGTTCAGCCTGGTTTCCTCTatctccctcctctgtgtgatTGGGGCAAGGCCGGGACTCTCTCTGAGCCTTGATTTCCATGTCTAAAATATGGGGACAATGAAACGTCTACCTCTTACATATGTTGTATGGAGACCATGATGggacgtgcgtgcgtgcgtgtgtgtgtgtgtgtgtgtgtgcgcgcacacgcatgtGTGAATTTTTATGTCAATTGCTATGGAGACATGAACAGAGACTGGAAAGTGCTGATTAAACACTACTTGATCTGACCTCCAGTGTGCGTACCTCTGTCTGGGATCAGAGCCAGTGAGTTCATAGAGGGCCGCCTTCACATATGTCagcagcaaggcagaggcaggctccaCACTGCCACCCACAGCTTCCTCAGAGCCTTTTCATCTTTTAGGGACCTCAGTTCAGGTAAAACTGGATCTCCTGACCGTACAGTATGcagtcacagtgtgtgtgtgtgtgtgtgtgtgtgtgtgtgtgtgtgtgtgtgtgtgtgtgtaggtcagaggacaatttgtgtgagtcagttttctccttccaccctgtggaacccagggatcgaactcaagtCATAGCTTGCCAGCATGTGATTTTGCCCACTGAATCCTCTCACCTGCCCCAGGAGTGTGGGCTCCTCAAAAAAGAATCTGGCtcattagccaggcgtggtggcgcatgcctttaatcccagcacttgggaggcagaggcaggtggatctctgtcagttcgagatcagcctggtctacaaagtgagtccaggacagccaaggctacgcagagaaaccttgtcttgaaaaactaacaaaaacaaacaaacaaaaaagaatctggCTCATTGGTTTTCACAACAGTCAGAATGGGATTTCCAATGGGGTTTAAAGTTACGATCATATGGTTACCTGGTTATATCAACATAATTGTGCCATTATATCTAAATGAGATCACAGGTGGCTTCTGGGGGCATCTAGTGAGATCACAGCAGAGGTGTAACTTCCAACCAGGGGAACTCTGGATGCCTCGCAACCCGCACCATTGACAGTTAGCAGTCTTGTCTCTGAGGGTCCCAGAAAATTCTTAGGAAAGGAGTGAGGTCTGACCCTAGGTCAGATACACTCAGTCCTTTGGCCTGGATTAGAGTTCTTTTCTGGAAATATTTCTATGTAAAGGAAATATTGGAGCAGCCAGTTAGCTCTGTAGGTCAcacaggtagaaggagagagctgacagTTGTAAATTGTTCCCTGACCATCACACATACCTGTGGCACACATGTACAGGAatacacacaatataaataaatgtttaaaaaaaagagttggaagaagctgggtgcagtggcacatgcctgtaattcctgaactcagggaggcagaggcaggtggatctctgagttgaaggacagcctagtctacagaatgagtccacacaggaaaaaccctgtcaagaaaaacaacgagagagagagagagagagagagagagagagagagagagagagagagagagagaagattgaaagaaaggaaaagaaagatctggagagatggttcatcagttagGAGTGCGaacagctcttccagagaacctggattcagtttttagcatccacacagcagctcatgaCCAGCTGCAGTTCCAGTTTCTGGGGATCTGATCCTATCTTCTGGTCTCTATGCGCACCCATGtagttcacagacatacatgcaggcaaaacaacaatacacataaaattccaAACACTTAAAAGATTGCTGCAAccaaacaccacgaccaaagagcaagttggggaggagaggatttatttggcttatgcttccatctcactgttcatcaccaaaggaagtcaggacaggaacccaaacagggcaggaacctggaggcaggaactgatgcagaggccactggcttgcttccatgccttgctcagcctgctttcttacagaacccaggaccatgaGCCCAGGGAtcgcaccacccacaatgggctgggcattCTCTTGTTGAtcaccaactgagaaaatgccttacagctggatctcatggaggcgtttcctcaactgaggctcctttctctctgatgactctagctgcGTCAAggtgacacaaaaccagccagtacagctggagagatggctcagtagttaagagtgtaTACTCTTACGGAGGAACCTGAGGTTGGTCCCCAGTACACA encodes:
- the Klk10 gene encoding kallikrein-10, whose product is MRTRLLHLSAASGALALGKLLPPLLMVQLSAVQTLVLPGNDSRQDLEASGAPCPSDSHPWQVSLFHNLQFQCAGVLVDQSWVLTAAHCWRKKPLRARVGDDHLLLFQKEQLRGTSSPVFHPKYQPCSGRVLPQRSDEHDLMMLKLSSPVVLTSNVHPVQLPFRCAQPGQECQVSGWGTTSSRRVKYNRSLSCSRVTLLSQKQCEAFYPGVFTNSMICAALDKNQDSCQSDSGDPLVCDGTLHGILSWGIYPCGTQSPPVYTEICKYMPWIRRVIRSK